One stretch of Girardinichthys multiradiatus isolate DD_20200921_A chromosome 2, DD_fGirMul_XY1, whole genome shotgun sequence DNA includes these proteins:
- the slc12a3 gene encoding solute carrier family 12 member 3 produces MELPAANDNVKLSAYRPNLPLSVLNGKAPSEGFDESDYYQCYGDGSSVTSHASGALTGYETLDAPPHYDFYANTQVWGRRRRFRPSLYQLHGNPEDDSKPPMYEEMEGDTSEEDEEEQKEPPPEPTRFGWVQGVMIRCMLNIWGVILYLRLSWITAQAGIGLTWLIILISSTITGITGLSTSAIATNGKVKGGGTYFLISRSLGPELGGSIGLIFAFANAVAVAMHTVGFAETVTDLMREHGAVMVDRTNDIRIIGILTITCLLAISMAGMEWESKAQILFFFVIMVSFVSYIVGTIIPASVEKQAKGFFSYRAAIFAANFVPDWRGPEGSFFGMFSIFFPSATGILAGANISGDLKNPTIAIPRGTLMAIFWTTFSYLIISATVASCVIRDASGSINDTLSAAESCDGVSCQYGWDFSECINNKTCTFGISNYYQTLSMVSAFAPLITAGIFGATLSSALACLVSAPKVFQCLCKDHLYPLIGFFGKGYGKNHEPLRAYLLTYIIASCFIIIAELNAIAPIISNFYLCSYALINFSCFHASITNSPGWRPSFRFYSKWLSLMCSVVCVVIMFLLTWWAALIAIGVVIFFLGYTLYKKPDVNWGSSVQASSYNMALNHCVGLNLVEDHVKNYRPQCLVLTGPPSSRPALVDLVNCFTKNLSLMMCGNVVTDGSSPSVLETASSNSHVSWLNQRKIRSFYRGVVASDLRCGVNMLLQGAGLGRIKPNVMLMGFKKDWRSDSCLAANNYTEILHDAFDLQYGVCVLRMREGLEVSNPSQSHVNQGFDGGPDSINTISPISLIQTSARSSVTVELEPQPTTAFQKKQGKKTIDVYWLSDDGGLTLLLPYLLTRRKRWARCKVRVFVGGETDKKEEQKEEVLSLIKRFRLGFQDVEVLTDIYQNPQPVNVHHFESLIRRFKQDPNPKQDSDSHPAVQQEAPWMITHQDLERNMAKSLRQIRLNEVLQDYSRDAALIVITMPVGRRGVCPSSLYLAWLDVLSRDLRPPVLMVRGNQESVLTFYCQ; encoded by the exons ATGGAGCTTCCAGCTGCTAATGACAATGTTAAATTGTCTGCATACAGACCTAACCTTCCACTGTCAGTACTTAATGGTAAAGCACCCTCTGAGGGGTTTGATGAGTCTGATTATTATCAGTGTTACGGTGATGGCAGCAGCGTAACATCCCATGCATCTGGTGCTCTGACTGGCTACGAGACTCTAGATGCCCCGCCACACTACGATTTCTACGCAAACACTCAAGTGTGGGGTCGGCGAAGACGCTTCAGGCCATCTCTATACCAACTGCATGGCAATCCTGAG GATGACTCCAAACCTCCCATGTATGAGGAGATGGAGGGAGATACGTCTGAGGAAGACGAGGAGGAGCAAAAAGAGCCGCCACCTGAACCTACTCGCTTTGGCTGGGTACAGGGGGTGATG ATTCGCTGCATGTTAAACATCTGGGGGGTGATCTTGTACCTGAGGCTGTCTTGGATCACAGCTCAGGCTGGCATTG GGCTGACCTGGCTTATCATTTTGATATCATCTACTATCACTGGGATCACTGGTCTCTCAACCTCAGCCATAGCCACCAATGGAAAAGTCAAAGGAG GTGGTACATACTTCCTGATAAGTCGCAGCCTCGGCCCAGAGCTAGGTGGTTCTATTGGTTTGATCTTTGCCTTTGCCAATGCTGTAGCTGTGGCAATGCACACTGTTGGCTTTGCTGAGACAGTCACAGACCTCATGCGG GAACATGGAGCTGTCATGGTGGACAGAACCAATGACATCCGTATCATTGGGATCCTCACCATAACATGTCTGCTGGCAATTTCGATGGCTGGCATGGAGTGGGAATCAAAG gcccagattttgtttttctttgtcatcaTGGTGTCATTTGTCAGTTACATTGTTGGAACCATTATACCTGCTTCAGTGGAGAAACAAGCCAAAGGATTCTTTAGCTACCGAG CTGCCATTTTTGCTGCCAATTTTGTACCCGACTGGCGGGGCCCAGAAGGCAGTTTTTTTGGCATGTTCTCTATTTTCTTCCCATCTGCTACGGGTATCCTGGCTGGAGCAAACATCTCTGGAGATCTAAAA AATCCAACAATAGCTATTCCTCGAGGGACACTAATGGCGATATTCTGGACTACCTTTTCCTACCTCATCATCTCTGCCACCGTCG CATCCTGTGTGATTAGGGATGCCTCCGGCTCAATTAACGACACATTATCAGCAGCTGAGTCCTGCGATGGTGTATCATGTCAGTATGGATGGGACTTCTCAGAGTGTATTAACAATAAAACCTGCACGTTTGGCATCAGCAACTACTATCAG ACACTAAGCATGGTGTCAGCCTTCGCCCCTCTGATCACTGCTGGTATATTTGGAGCAACTCTGTCCTCAGCTTTGGCATGCCTGGTATCTGCTCCCAAAGTCTTTCAG TGTCTCTGTAAGGACCATCTTTACCCTCTCATTGGCTTCTTTGGCAAAGGTTATGGTAAAAACCATGAACCTCTCAGAGCCTACCTACTGACATACATCATAGCCtcctgttttattattattg CCGAGTTGAACGCCATCGCTCCGATTATCTCCAATTTCTACCTCTGCTCCTACGCTTTGATCaatttcagctgcttccatgCTTCGATCACCAATTCACCAG GTTGGCGTCCGTCCTTCAGATTCTACAGTAAGTGGCTGTCGCTGATGTGTTCTGTGGTCTGTGTGGTGATCATGTTCCTGCTGACCTGGTGGGCGGCTCTTATTGCAATTGGTGTTGTCATATTCTTCTTGGGATATACACTGTACAAAAAGCCAG ATGTGAACTGGGGCTCATCGGTGCAAGCAAGCTCTTACAATATGGCTTTGAATCATTGTGTGGGCCTAAACCTTGTGGAGGACCATGTCAAAAACTACAG ACCCCAGTGTTTGGTGCTCACAGGTCCTCCCAGCAGTCGTCCAGCTCTCGTGGATCTTGTCAACTGTTTCACAAAGAACCTCAGTCTGATGATGTGTGGAAATGTGGTCACT GATGGTTCTTCCCCATCCGTTTTAGAGACGGCAAGCAGCAACAGTCATGTCTCCTGGTTGAACCAAAGGAAGATACGGTCATTTTACAGGGGAGTTGTGGCTTCAGACCTACGTTGTGGAGTTAACATGCTACTTCAG GGGGCAGGATTGGGTCGAATCAAGCCAAACGTTATGCTGATGGGTTTTAAGAAAGACTGGCGCTCTGACTCATGTCTGGCTGCAAACAACTACACAGAAATCCTACA TGATGCCTTCGACCTGCAATATGGAGTGTGTGTGCTGAGGATGAGAGAAGGCCTGGAAGTCTCCAATCCATCTCAGTCACACG TTAATCAAGGTTTTGATGGGGGCCCGGACAGTATCAACACCATCTCTCCTATTTCCCTTATTCAAACAAGCGCACGCT CTTCTGTCACTGTTGAGCTTGAGCCACAACCCACCACCGCGTTCCAGAAAAAACAAGGGAAGAAGACCATTGATGTTTACTGGCTGTCTGATGACGGAG GTCTGACACTGCTGCTACCATACCTGCTCACCCGCAGGAAGCGCTGGGCAAGGTGTAAAGTCCGAGTGTTTGTTGGGGgagaaacagacaaaaaggaGGAGCAGAAAGAGGA GGTTTTGTCTCTCATCAAGAGGTTTCGTCTTGGTTTCCAAGATGTTGAAGTGCTCACTGACATCTACCAAAATCCTCAGCCTGTGAA TGTCCATCATTTCGAGAGCCTAATCCGTCGCTTTAAGCAGGACCCAAACCCCAAACAGGACTCGGACTCTCATCCTGCAGTACAACAGGAAGCACCCTGGATGATCACTCACCAAGATTTAGAGAGGAACATGGCTAAG TCCCTCCGTCAGATCCGTCTGAATGAGGTGCTGCAGGATTACTCCAGAGATGCAGCTCTGATTGTGAT CACCATGCCAGTGGGGAGGAGAGGAGTGTGTCCCAGTTCTCTGTACTTGGCATGGCTTGATGTCTTGTCCCGCGATCTTAGACCTCCGGTACTGATGGTCAGAGGAAACCAGGAGAGCGTTCTTACTTTCTACTGCCAATAA
- the LOC124879024 gene encoding uncharacterized protein LOC124879024: MAAGFMTSRILLLCLLNEVTYATGLRASNTGYEAWQDGEKQEIHGYRRPLQYVRSLRQSKNNPEHLNQFYKWQNSQRSLKDLSRGQTLQQTMRHLWPQMSPVQPAPQRNNALFQPRGFKVSLDLPFFEQSQSKVNDSAAKGHDTIPKTKLRVQFQSGISIPEFQSPDGDSTKNLYVEKNIHGVPIPSLATPPAASVKPLKLTGGHTKNLKEPVNDYQTSYMVPGKQLSSIQMGLKWPISQTAGEQIKKLPSSTWSNYVDTGPKKTPQRPYQSIFTQPIDDKLTISTWQLNQHKTPQQIRQEPPLARQSLKLQRPDSTKPPSLPIVKYLEQLGFKTKTSPTRKDSDDQIVEPYSTQKQYLPLLQSNRRSQSQEYIGAGSPNVVQTQSSSSTSGADIVKVLTKIQKADNDQDVGVQSLQLGFSFPFKTLLPNLTKSDGGYLKIKPESVGALFTHYMEAKSQSNSRPTELTLSVLGIDDAGQQRINGHPERKWPVLNLDIGHQQKKHPPSMPVPTKPADNKPNFPSWSPSQQAGQDETTSIQSWGPQKPKMDKPQFPVLAISKYLDLVDLTRPLKKDNSQITQPKPSPSVRVQSLYSLLKPITSNVQDQTRPSVSRLFSSTHDIGPFKPSSDLRQNAEMTHSSSDHPPLTTYDLSPFNSPKLEAGPAKQQQTWQEPVSSPYLYQYNNGREASYDTTFENVPDLSSMPSRYQSQKKLFEQDNYGPNKDQNYEYASIFDTDGGDTDGGDTVFGQTYQSKWTEKNTAGTPLNLQPPCESSSRLGHQGYFSDPHYPYLNAETWPCSPIPCMDGAGECFNETKKQSTNFPQWVNYSPKAEATSISVPSRTFKPFFSQSSYQPDQYSYNLKQYSVGQGHPQQPTRFKLF, encoded by the exons ATGGCTGCTGGCTTCATGACATCAAG AATACTACTGCTTTGCCTACTGAATGAGGTGACTTATGCCACTGGTTTGCGAGCAT CTAATACTGGGTATGAAGCGTGGCAGGatggagaaaaacaggaaatacaTGGCTACCGTCGCCCTCTTCAATATGTACGCTCTCTGAGGCAGTCAAAGAATAACCCAGaacatttaaatcagttttataaATGGCAAAATTCCCAAAGGAGTCTCAAAGATTTGAGTCGTGGCCAGACTCTTCAGCAAACTATGCGTCACCTTTGGCCACAGATGTCTCCAGTCCAACCTGCACCACAGAGAAACAATGCTTTGTTTCAGCCTCGAGGCTTTAAGGTCAGTCTGGATCTTCCTTTTTTTGAACAGAGTCAAAGCAAAGTGAATGACTCTGCTGCCAAAGGCCATGACACTATACCTAAAACCAAGCTAAGGGTTCAGTTTCAAAGCGGTATTAGCATTCCTGAGTTTCAGAGTCCTGATGGAGATTCTACAAAGAATTTATATGTTGAAAAGAACATCCATGGTGTTCCCATTCCAAGCCTTGCCACACCCCCAGCTGCATCTGTGAAGCCATTAAAACTCACCGGAGGTCATACTAAAAACCTTAAGGAACCAGTAAATGATTATCAGACCAGTTACATGGTGCCAGGGAAACAGTTAAGTTCAATACAGATGGGATTGAAATGGCCCATCAGCCAGACAGCAGGTGAACAAATTAAAAAGCTGCCCAGTTCAACGTGGTCTAATTATGTCGATACTGGACCAAAGAAAACTCCACAGCGACCATATCAGTCAATTTTCACACAACCTATTGATGACAAACTGACAATTTCAACTTGGCAATTAAACCAGCATAAAACTCCTCAGCAGATAAGACAGGAGCCACCCCTGGCCAGACAGAGTTTGAAACTTCAAAGACCAGATTCAACCAAACCTCCATCTTTGCCTATTGTCAAATATCTTGAACAGTTGGGTTTCAAAACCAAAACGAGTCCCACAAGAAAAGACAGTGACGATCAAATTGTTGAACCTTATTCAACACAAAAGCAATATTTGCCTCTGTTACAATCTAACAGGAGATCTCAAAGTCAAGAATATATTGGTGCTGGTTCTCCAAATGTTGTTCAGACCCAAAGTAGTTCCAGTACCTCTGGTGCAGATATTGTCAAAGTTTTGACCAAGATTCAAAAGGCTGATAATGATCAAGATGTTGGTGTTCAAAGCCTGCAACTTggcttttctttcccatttaaAACCTTATTGCCAAACCTCACTAAAAGTGATGGTGGCTACTTGAAAATCAAACCTGAAAGTGTTGGGGCTCTTTTTACTCATTACATGGAGGCAAAGTCACAATCAAATTCACGTCCGACTGAATTAACATTGTCAGTCTTGGGTATTGATGATGCTGGGCAACAAAGAATAAATGGGCACCCTGAAAGGAAATGGCCAGTCCTAAATCTTGACATAGGacatcaacaaaaaaaacatcctccTTCTATGCCTGTTCCTACAAAACCTGCAGACAATAAGCCAAATTTTCCATCTTGGTCTCCAAGTCAGCAAGCTGGCCAGGATGAAACTACCAGCATACAGAGTTGGGGACCTCAAAAGCCAAAAATGGACAAGCCTCAGTTTCCAGTCCTGGCCATTTCAAAATATCTTGACCTTGTTGATCTAACACGGCCCTTAAAAAAGGACAACAGCCAAATTACCCAGCCAAAACCATCTCCATCTGTACGAGTTCAAAGTTTGTACAGTCTTCTGAAGCCCATCACCAGCAATGTTCAAGATCAGACTAGACCTTCAGTCAGTCGATTATTCTCTTCTACACATGACATCGGTCCATTTAAGCCATCCAGTGATCTCAGACAGAATGCTGAGATGACACATTCAAGTTCAGATCACCCTCCACTCACCACTTATGACCTTTCACCCTTTAATTCTCCAAAACTGGAAGCCGGTCCTGCGAAACAGCAACAAACATGGCAGGAACCTGTTTCTTCCCCTTATCTTTATCAGTACAACAATGGAAGAGAAGCATCTTATGACACCACTTTTGAAAATGTACCCGATTTGTCCAGCATGCCAAGTAGGTATCAAAGTCAAAAGAAACTTTTTGAGCAAGACAACTATGGACCCAACAAAGATCAAAATTACGAATATGCAAGCATCTTTGACACTGATGGTGGCGACACTGATGGTGGCGATACTGTCTTTGGGCAGACCTACCAGAGTAAATGGACTGagaaaaacactgcaggaacacCTCTTAATTTACAACCCCCATGTGAATCTTCCTCTAGGCTTGGTCATCAAGGCTATTTTTCAGACCCTCACTACCCTTACTTAAATGCAGAAACTTGGCCTTGCAGTCCTATACCTTGCATGGATGGAGCAGGTGAATGTTTCAATGAAACTAAAAAGCAGAGCACAAATTTTCCACAATGGGTCAATTACTCACCAAAGGCAGAGGCAACTTCTATTTCTGTTCCTTCCCGTActtttaaaccatttttctcTCAATCAAGCTACCAGCCTGATCAATATAGCTATAATCTCAAGCAATACTCTGTTGGACAAGGACATCCCCAGCAGCCTACAAGGTTCAAGCTGTTTTGA